Part of the Sporosarcina sp. FSL K6-2383 genome is shown below.
CGAAAGATATTGCTACGAGTCTAGCTGTACCTACTAATGAGGTAGAGGCAGAAGTCAATTTACCAGGCTATCAACCGACAACAACTCCAAACTTTTTACAAATACAAAAAGCAGCACAAGCCATTTCCCAAGCGAAAAAACCATTGATTCTTGCAGGTGCCGGTATTCTTCATGCACAAGCAATGGACGAATTGAAAGAATTCGTAGAAAAACATCAAATTCCAGTAACGAACACGCTACTAGGACTTGGTGGAATCCACGGAAATCACGAAATGTTCCTTGGAATGGCTGGTATGCACGGCACGGTTACATCTAATATGGCACTTTATAAATGCGATGTACTCATCAATATTGGTGCACGCTTCGATGATCGATTGACGGGAAATCTGGGGAAATTCGCTCCAAACGCAAAAGTCATTCATATCGACATCGACCCAGCCGAAATCGGCAAAAATGTCCCGACAGAAATCCCGATTGTGGCAGATGCGAAGGAAGCATTAAAAGCTTTGTTACAGCAAGAAATTACTGTGACAGAGACAGGCGATTGGCTAACGTATTTACAGGAATCTCTTAACGAGTATCCTCTATGGTATAACACGGATGAAAAGGCATTGCTTCCTCAACAAGCCTTGGAAATCATCCACCGTGTGACGAATGGAGATGCCATTGTGACGACAGACGTCGGACAACATCAGATGTGGGCGGCGCAATATTATCCACTAAATAATCCGGATCACTGGGTAACTTCCGGTGGGCTTGGAACAATGGGCTTCGGTTTCCCAGCAGCAGTGGGTGCTCAAATTGCAAAACCAGATAAACGTGTTGTTGCCATTGTGGGTGATGCTGGCTTCCAGATGACGGCACAGGAGCTATCCTTACTACAAGAGCTTCGCATTCCTGTGAAAGTTGTTATTTTGAACAACCAAGCACTCGGTATGGTTCGTCAATGGCAGGAAACATTTTATGAGGAACGCTTCTCACAATCCTTGATTCCTGTACAACCGGATTTTGTCAAACTAGCAGAAGCGTATGATATCAAGGGTTACCGTATTGAAACGTTGGAAGAAGCTGAAACAGTGTTCCAAGAAGCATTATTATCGGATGAACCGGTCCTCATTGATTGTCGCGTAAAGCAGTTGGAAAACGTCTATCCGATGGTAGTACCAGGTACAGGGCTACATGAAATGATTGGGAGGAACCCGAAATGAAAAGAGTCATTACTGTAACGGTCATCAATCAAAGTGGTGTATTGAATCGGGTGACGGGCCTACTGATGAAAAGGCAATTCAATATTGAAAGTATTAGTGTAGGTCACACAGACCAGCCCGACAGATCAAAAATGACGTTTATCGTCAATGTGGATGATGAACGGAAAATCGAACAGCTCGTTAAACAGCTGTCCAAACAAATTGATGTCTTGAAAGTCAATGACATTACGGACAAATCAATCGTCATGCGTGAGCTTGCTTTAGTGAAGGTCATTTCACCGCCACATGTCAGAAGTGAAATGAACAGCATCATCGAGCCATTCGGGGCGAGAATCCTTGATTCTAGCAAAGGCGTTGTGACCTATCAAGTTGTCGGTCATCCCGAAAAAATTGAAGCGTTCATTGAATTGCTGAAACCCTATGGCATCAAGGAATTGACACGAACAGGTACGACAGCGATGACACGTGACATGCAAAAAATCCAATCGCCACAGCTATCGATTTTGAAACAATGAGGAAAAGATTCACGGCAATACCATATAAATCTAAAAAAACAAACAACCTACTAGGAGGAAATTAAAATGACAAAAATGTATTATAACCAAGATATCAACGAGGCAGTTCTACAGGATAAGAAAATTGCGGTTATCGGATATGGTTCACAAGGTCACGCACATGCACGTAACCTACAAGATTCAGGATTTAACGTAGTTGTTGGTGTACGTCCAGGTAAATCTTTTGACCAAGCGAAACAAGATGGATTGCAAGTAACAACTGTCAAAGAAGCTGCAGAACAAGCAGACTTTATCATGGTCCTATTGCCAGATGAAAGACAAAAACAAGTCTATGAAGCAGAAATTGCTCCAGCGCTTACAGCAGGAAAATCACTTGTATTCGCACACGGTTTCAACGTTCACTTCGGTCAAATCAAACCGCCAGCAGATGTTGACGTATTCCTAGTTGCACCAAAAGGACCAGGACATCTCGTTCGTAGAACATTTGAAGCTGGCGCAGGTGTACCCGCATTGTTCGCAATTTACCAAGACGTATCAGGCAAAGCGAAAGACGTTGCACTTGCATATGCAAAAGGAATCGGTTCTGCACGCGGTGGTGTTCTTGAAACAACATTTGAAGAGGAAACAGTTACGGATCTATTCGGTGAGCAAGCAGTCCTTTGCGGTGGCTTAACTTCACTTGTAAAAGCAGGATTTGAAACACTTGTAGAAGCAGGATACCAACCAGAACTTGCGTATTTTGAAACATTGCACGAAACAAAACTGATCGTTGACTTGATGTATGAAGGCGGAATGGCGGGTATGCGTTATTCTATCTCAGATACAGCAGAGTGGGGCGATTTCGTATCAGGTCCACGCGTTGTAGATGCAGATACAAAAGCACGTATGAAAGACATCCTAACTGATATCCAATCAGGTAAATTTGCGAAAGAATGGATTGAAGAAAACGAAAACGGTCGTCCAAACTTCAACCGTATCGAAGAAGAAGAAGCGAAGCACCAAATTGAAGAAGTCGGTCAAAAGCTTCGTTCAATGATGCCATTTGTGAATGAAGGTGCAAAAACAAAAGAGGAAGAAGTGGTGGGTAGTGCGAAAAATTGACATATTTGATACAACACTTCGGGACGGCGAACAATCCGCCGGCATTAATCTAAATACGGCTGAGAAATTAGAAATTGCCAAACAGCTTGAACGATTCGGGGCAACAATTATTGAAGCAGGGTTTCCTGCTTCATCCCCGGGTGATTTTGAAGCGGTTCAACGCATTGCGAATACGGTAAAGAATTCGACAGTAACAGGTCTTGCTCGGGCGATGAAAAGTGATATTGAAACGTCGTGGGAAGCACTTCGTGGTGCGGAACAACCTCATTTACATGTCTTTTTAGCAACATCACCTATCCATATGGAATACAAGCTGCAAAAAACACCCAATCAAGTAGTAGATATTGCAGTGGAAGCTGTGAAATATGCACGCAAGTTTTTCCCGACTGTACAATGGTCAGCAGAAGATGCTTTCCGCTCAGACTGGGAATACCTCGTCCGTATTATCAACCAAGTCATCGTAGCGGGTGCAACAGTCATTAATATCCCCGATACAGTTGGCTATGCTACGCCACAAGAATATGGTGCATTGTTCAAATACTTGAAAGAAAATGTAACAGGTATCGACAATGTTAAGCTGTCTGCACATTGCCATAATGATTTAGGAATGGCCGTTGCTAACTCCATCGCAGCGATTGAAAACGGCGCGGAACAGGTGGAAGGAACGATTAATGGTATCGGTGAACGAGCTGGAAATGCCGCACTTGAAGAAATTGCAGTCGCGCTACATATTCGCAAAGACATTTATGGTTTTGAAACAGGCATTAATTTGCAGGAAATTAAACGCACAAGTCAGCTTGTGAGCCAATTGACGGGTGTTGTCATCCAACCGAATAAGGCTGTCGTTGGGAAAAATGCTTTCGCGCACGAATCGGGTATTCACCAGGACGGTTATTTGAAAAATCGCCAAACATATGAAATTATTACACCCGAATTAATCGGTGATAAAACAGAACCATTGGCACTTGGTAAGCACTCCGGACGTCATGCATTCAAAGACCGCGCCATTACGATGGGCTTTGATTTAAGTGATGAGAAGTTGAATCAAGCGTTTGCCGAGTTCAAAAAACTAGCAGACCGTAAAAAAGAAATTACAGAAGATGATTTGTTTATTTTATTTACAGATCAACAAATTAAATATAAAGATACTCCTGTCTATGAATTGACGAATGTTCAAGTGCAGTACGGGACATCCAATATTCCTACAGCAACAGTATCGGCAGTCCAGCCAAGTGGTGAAGCAATCACTGTTGCTGCAACAGGTGCTGGGTCCGTAGAAGCCATTTTCAATACCTTGGAACAGCTTGTAGCTGGAGAAGTTCATATCCTCGATTACCGTGTGACGTCTATTGGTAGAGGACGCGATGCACTCGGTGAAGCAGTTGTGAATTTAAGTATTGATGGTGAAGTGTCCATCGGGCGAGACGTTGCGCAGGATGTATTAGAAGCTTCAGCCAAGGCGTATTTAAATGCTATTAATAGGCATTTGATGAAAATGGCAAATCCAGTTAGAACAGCTGTGACAGAAGTTAATTAAAACAAGGAGGAGAGTTCCTATGGAAAAAAGAGTAGCAGTATTACCAGGCGATGGAATCGGTCCAGAAGTGACGGCAGCAGCAGTAAAGGTGCTAGAAACGATTGGAAGACGCTTTAATCATACTTTTCATATTGAATATGGGGCAATCGGTGGCAATGCGATTGACCAATTTAACAATCCACTTCCGGATGAAACAATTGAGCTTTGCGAAAAGAGTGATGCCGTTCTACTCGGAGCAGTAGGTGGACCAAAATGGGATCAGAATCCCTCGGAGCTACGTCCAGAAAAAGGGCTGTTGGCGATCCGAAAACATTTTGACCTGTTTGCTAATCTTCGTCCGGTAGCTGCTGTCCCATCTTTGCTCCATGCCTCTCCTCTAAAAGAAGAAGTGGCGAAGGATGTCAATATGATGATCGTTCGCGAATTAACGGGCGGTATTTACTTCGGCCAACCGAGCAGACGGACAGAGAAATCAGCCGTTGACACACTGGTTTATACGCGAGAAGAGATTGAACGCATTGTGGAAAAAGCCTTTGAATTGGCTAGATTGCGCCGAGGAAAAGTGACGTCTGTCGATAAAGCAAACGTGCTAGAATCCAGTAAGCTATGGCGTGAAGTGGTGGAAGAAAAGAGAAAGGCGTATCCAGATATCGAAGTAGAACACGCATTAGTCGACTCCTGTGCAATGAAATTAATTACAAATCCAGCAGCATTTGATGTTGTCGTTACTGAAAATATGTTTGGTGATATTTTGAGTGATGAAGCGTCCGTTATTACAGGTTCTCTTGGTGTGTTACCGTCGGCGAGTATTAATGGAGATAACTTTGGGTTATATGAGCCAGTTCACGGGTCAGCACCTGAAATTGCAGGTCAAGATATTGCTAATCCAGCGGCAACGATTTTATCGGTTGCGATGATGTTGAAATATTCCTTTGACCTGAAAGCAGAGGCGACAGCTATTGAAGCAGCGGTGAATACAGTATTCGAAGACGGCTTCTTCACAGCGGATCTTGCTTCACCGGGGCAACGGGTTTTATCGACAAGAGAATGGACAGACAAAGTTGTAGATGAACTTGATACGCAATTTGTTTCAAATAGTATTATGTTCTCATACGTTTGATACATTTCAGAGGAGAGGGAATGGGTATACTGCCCATCTTCCCTCTTAGATTTTTTATACTATCTATGTGGAAGGGAGAGGCACAAAATGGCTAAAAATATTATTGAAAAGATTTGGGACCAACATGTCGTTTACGAAGAACAGGGGAAGCCGGATTTGCTCTATATCGACCTTCATTTATTGCATGAAGTGACTTCTCCACAGGCATTTGAAGGGCTAAGACTAGCGAATCGAACTGTACGACGACCTGATTTATGCTTTGCGACGATGGACCATAACGTGCCGACGCGTAATAGAGATGCCATTAAAGATCCGATTGCGCGGAAACAAATTAACACATTGCAAACGAATTGTGATGAATTCGGTATCCAGCTTGCGAATATGGATCACCCCGACCAAGGGATTGTTCATATTATTGGACCAGAACTTGGGTTGACGCAACCAGGAAAAACAATTGTCTGTGGAGATAGCCACACATCAACACATGGAGCTTTCGGAGCGATTGCATTCGGTATTGGAACGAGTGAAGTTGAGCACGTACTATCGACACAAACACTTTGGCAGGCGAAACCGAAAACGATGGAAATTCGTGTAAATGGTAAGCTCGGTTTCGGCGTAACCGCAAAAGATATTATTTTAGCGATTATCGCTAAGTTTGGCATTGATATGGGAACAGGTCATATCGCTGAATTTACTGGCGAAGCCATCCGAAATCTGACGATGGAGGAACGGATGACGATTTGTAATATGTCGATTGAAGCAGGTGCAAAAGCAGGTTTAATCAGCCCGGACGAAACGACGGTTGCTTATTTGAAAGGTCGTAGATATGTTGCGGAAGATGAAGCATTCGACGAAGCTGCAGCAACGTGGTTAGCACTTGCATCAGATGAAGATGCGACATATGACAGAGTTGTCGAGATTGATGCAAATGAAATCGAACCATTTGTGACATGGGGAACGAATCCGGCAATGGGCTCAGGTATTACAGCAAATGTCCCCTATGCGAAGGATTTTGAATCGGAGTCAGACAAAGAAGCGTTGAAACAAGCACTTGCTTATATGGGACTTGAAGAAGGAGTACCATTGACTTCAATTGACATCCAACATGTTTTCATTGGTTCTTGCACAAATGCTAGATTAAGTGATTTGCGTGCCGCTGCCGAAGTGATAGAAGGGAAGAAAGTCCATTCCTCTGTCACAGCGATTGTTGTACCTGGTTCGCGTACGGTTAAAAAACAGGCAGAAGACGAAGGACTCGATTCCATCTTCCTTGAAGCAGGATTTGAATGGCGGGAGTCTGGATGTAGTATGTGTTTAGCGATGAATGATGATGTTGTGCCAACTGGCGAACGTTGTGCTTCGACTTCAAACCGTAACTTCGAAGGACGCCAAGGGGCCGGTGCTCGCACACATCTAATGAGCCCAGCAATGGCTGCAGCTTCGGCAATTGCAGGTCATTTCGTTGACGTCAGGGAATTGCAAAGTGCGAATGCATAACGAAGGGAGCTGAGTAGATGGAACCGATTAATGAAGTGATCAGCGTCATAACGCCACTCGATCGTAAAAATGTTGATACAGACCAAATTATTTCAAAAGAATTTCTTAAACGAATTGAACGGACTGGGTTTGGAAAATATGTATTTTATCATTGGCGCTTTAATGAAGATGGTAGCGAAGTGAAAGATTTTGTCCTCAACGATGAGCGATTCAAAGGATCGAAAATTTTAGTCGCCCATGAAAACTTTGGTTGCGGATCGTCTCGAGAGCATGCACCTTGGTCAATTTTAGATTATGGATTCAATGTTGTCATTGCTCCGAGTTTCGCAGATATTTTTCACAATAACTGTATGAAGAATGGTTTGTTACCTATTAAATTAACAATTGCTGAAGTGGAAGAGTTACTGGCGAATGGTCAACAACAGCCTTATTCTGTGGATATAAATTTGGAGAAACAGACGGTGACAGGGCAGGATGGCAAGGTGTATTCATTTGATATTGATCCTTACTATAAACAAATGTTGTTAAACGGTTGGGATGAAATTTCGTTAACAATCCAATATGAAGAGCATATTGCGAAGTATGAAGAACGAGTGAAACAATCGGTGTAAATAGGAGGGGCTATCCGAGAAGTTAGTGTACACTAACTTCTCGGATAGCCCTAATTTTTTATTTACCACTAAAATATTACTTTCTCTACTTCAATCAAGTGTCATCATGAAGTTATCGATCATTTTGAGGAGGTTATCGATCAATTCAGCAGAGTTATCGTCATTCCGGGACCTTTAGCTCATCTAAGTGGTAAACTTGCCTATCTGTATTAAGGTTTTTGGGATAGAATCTTGCTCTTGTTTACCGTCTTTTTGCATGTGTTTTTATTAATTGATACTCAGACCTGCACTTGCCTCTCCTGTCAAAGTGTTTACTAGATTAATGCCGCTAGCAGTTGCAGAAAACACCATTAGCAAACGGTCACCTTCAGTGACATTAA
Proteins encoded:
- the ilvB gene encoding acetolactate synthase large subunit, giving the protein MAPETVTEQQTNQPKDGSAVLIQALKDQGVEVVFGYPGGAVLPIYDALYQNPITHVLARHEQGAIHAAEGYARVSGKPGVVIATSGPGATNLVTGITDAMMDSLPLVVFTGQVASSVIGTDAFQEADIIGITQPITKHNYQVNNVADLPRIIKEAFHIASTGRKGPVLVDIPKDIATSLAVPTNEVEAEVNLPGYQPTTTPNFLQIQKAAQAISQAKKPLILAGAGILHAQAMDELKEFVEKHQIPVTNTLLGLGGIHGNHEMFLGMAGMHGTVTSNMALYKCDVLINIGARFDDRLTGNLGKFAPNAKVIHIDIDPAEIGKNVPTEIPIVADAKEALKALLQQEITVTETGDWLTYLQESLNEYPLWYNTDEKALLPQQALEIIHRVTNGDAIVTTDVGQHQMWAAQYYPLNNPDHWVTSGGLGTMGFGFPAAVGAQIAKPDKRVVAIVGDAGFQMTAQELSLLQELRIPVKVVILNNQALGMVRQWQETFYEERFSQSLIPVQPDFVKLAEAYDIKGYRIETLEEAETVFQEALLSDEPVLIDCRVKQLENVYPMVVPGTGLHEMIGRNPK
- the ilvN gene encoding acetolactate synthase small subunit; protein product: MKRVITVTVINQSGVLNRVTGLLMKRQFNIESISVGHTDQPDRSKMTFIVNVDDERKIEQLVKQLSKQIDVLKVNDITDKSIVMRELALVKVISPPHVRSEMNSIIEPFGARILDSSKGVVTYQVVGHPEKIEAFIELLKPYGIKELTRTGTTAMTRDMQKIQSPQLSILKQ
- the leuB gene encoding 3-isopropylmalate dehydrogenase, coding for MEKRVAVLPGDGIGPEVTAAAVKVLETIGRRFNHTFHIEYGAIGGNAIDQFNNPLPDETIELCEKSDAVLLGAVGGPKWDQNPSELRPEKGLLAIRKHFDLFANLRPVAAVPSLLHASPLKEEVAKDVNMMIVRELTGGIYFGQPSRRTEKSAVDTLVYTREEIERIVEKAFELARLRRGKVTSVDKANVLESSKLWREVVEEKRKAYPDIEVEHALVDSCAMKLITNPAAFDVVVTENMFGDILSDEASVITGSLGVLPSASINGDNFGLYEPVHGSAPEIAGQDIANPAATILSVAMMLKYSFDLKAEATAIEAAVNTVFEDGFFTADLASPGQRVLSTREWTDKVVDELDTQFVSNSIMFSYV
- a CDS encoding 2-isopropylmalate synthase; this encodes MRKIDIFDTTLRDGEQSAGINLNTAEKLEIAKQLERFGATIIEAGFPASSPGDFEAVQRIANTVKNSTVTGLARAMKSDIETSWEALRGAEQPHLHVFLATSPIHMEYKLQKTPNQVVDIAVEAVKYARKFFPTVQWSAEDAFRSDWEYLVRIINQVIVAGATVINIPDTVGYATPQEYGALFKYLKENVTGIDNVKLSAHCHNDLGMAVANSIAAIENGAEQVEGTINGIGERAGNAALEEIAVALHIRKDIYGFETGINLQEIKRTSQLVSQLTGVVIQPNKAVVGKNAFAHESGIHQDGYLKNRQTYEIITPELIGDKTEPLALGKHSGRHAFKDRAITMGFDLSDEKLNQAFAEFKKLADRKKEITEDDLFILFTDQQIKYKDTPVYELTNVQVQYGTSNIPTATVSAVQPSGEAITVAATGAGSVEAIFNTLEQLVAGEVHILDYRVTSIGRGRDALGEAVVNLSIDGEVSIGRDVAQDVLEASAKAYLNAINRHLMKMANPVRTAVTEVN
- the ilvC gene encoding ketol-acid reductoisomerase, with amino-acid sequence MTKMYYNQDINEAVLQDKKIAVIGYGSQGHAHARNLQDSGFNVVVGVRPGKSFDQAKQDGLQVTTVKEAAEQADFIMVLLPDERQKQVYEAEIAPALTAGKSLVFAHGFNVHFGQIKPPADVDVFLVAPKGPGHLVRRTFEAGAGVPALFAIYQDVSGKAKDVALAYAKGIGSARGGVLETTFEEETVTDLFGEQAVLCGGLTSLVKAGFETLVEAGYQPELAYFETLHETKLIVDLMYEGGMAGMRYSISDTAEWGDFVSGPRVVDADTKARMKDILTDIQSGKFAKEWIEENENGRPNFNRIEEEEAKHQIEEVGQKLRSMMPFVNEGAKTKEEEVVGSAKN
- the leuC gene encoding 3-isopropylmalate dehydratase large subunit, producing the protein MAKNIIEKIWDQHVVYEEQGKPDLLYIDLHLLHEVTSPQAFEGLRLANRTVRRPDLCFATMDHNVPTRNRDAIKDPIARKQINTLQTNCDEFGIQLANMDHPDQGIVHIIGPELGLTQPGKTIVCGDSHTSTHGAFGAIAFGIGTSEVEHVLSTQTLWQAKPKTMEIRVNGKLGFGVTAKDIILAIIAKFGIDMGTGHIAEFTGEAIRNLTMEERMTICNMSIEAGAKAGLISPDETTVAYLKGRRYVAEDEAFDEAAATWLALASDEDATYDRVVEIDANEIEPFVTWGTNPAMGSGITANVPYAKDFESESDKEALKQALAYMGLEEGVPLTSIDIQHVFIGSCTNARLSDLRAAAEVIEGKKVHSSVTAIVVPGSRTVKKQAEDEGLDSIFLEAGFEWRESGCSMCLAMNDDVVPTGERCASTSNRNFEGRQGAGARTHLMSPAMAAASAIAGHFVDVRELQSANA
- the leuD gene encoding 3-isopropylmalate dehydratase small subunit → MEPINEVISVITPLDRKNVDTDQIISKEFLKRIERTGFGKYVFYHWRFNEDGSEVKDFVLNDERFKGSKILVAHENFGCGSSREHAPWSILDYGFNVVIAPSFADIFHNNCMKNGLLPIKLTIAEVEELLANGQQQPYSVDINLEKQTVTGQDGKVYSFDIDPYYKQMLLNGWDEISLTIQYEEHIAKYEERVKQSV